From a region of the Penaeus vannamei isolate JL-2024 chromosome 32, ASM4276789v1, whole genome shotgun sequence genome:
- the CSN5 gene encoding COP9 signalosome complex subunit 5, whose product MASSSTGEGSSKMNQSQIAQRMWEMANNMEYYNAADEIYQYDRKQQQDILQAKPWEKDPHFFKQIKISALALLKMVMHARSGGTLEVMGLMLGKVDGSMMIVMDSFALPVEGTETRVNAQAQAYEYMTAYVEAAKQVGRQENVIGWYHSHPGYGCWLSGIDVSTQMLNQNYQEPFVAIVIDPIRTISSGKVNIGAFRTYPKGYKPPDEGPSEYQTIPLNKIEDFGVHCKQYYSLDISYFKSSLDKKLLDSLWNKYWVNTLSSSSLITNAEYMTRQIFDLSDKLENSETALGRAGLFGLDPQEKKTEDKLSRVTRDSCKTTMEALHGLMAQVVKDRLFNQIPQAQQKGQEPA is encoded by the exons ATGGCCTCCTCCAGCACTGGTGAAGGAAGTAGCAAAATGAACCAATCCCAGATTGCTCAGCGCATGTGGGAGATGGCTAATAACATGGAGTACTACAACGCTGCAGATGAAATATATCAGTATGATCGCAAACAGCAGCAGGATATCCTTCAGGCCAAACCTTGGGAAAAAGA ccCACACTTCTTCAAACAGATCAAGATCTCAGCTTTAGCACTCTTGAAGATGGTGATGCACGCCCGGTCTGGAGGCACACTTGAG GTGATGGGTCTTATGCTGGGTAAAGTTGACGGATCAATGATGATCGTTATGGATTCCTTCGCACTTCCAGTCGAGGGAACAGAGACAAGAGTTAATGCTCAGGCTCAGGCTTATGAGTATATGACTGCCTATGTTGAAGCAGCTAAACAG GTTGGTCGCCAGGAAAATGTAATTGGTTGGTACCACAGCCATCCAGGGTACGGTTGCTGGCTGTCTGGAATTGATGTGTCTACACAGATGTTGAACCAAAACTATCAGGAGCCCTTTGTCGCCATTGTGATTGACCCAATCCGTACAATTAGTTCAGGCAAAGTGAACATCGGGGCCTTTAGGACCTATCCAAAG GGATACAAGCCACCAGATGAGGGACCATCTGAGTACCAAACTATTCCTCTAAACAAAATTGAAGATTTTGGTGTTCATTGTAAGCAGTACTATTCTCTAGACATATCATACTTCAAGTCATCTCTCGACAAGAAGCTGTTAGATTCCCTCTGGAACAAGTACTGGGTCAACACTCTCAGCTCGTCATCACTTATTACA AATGCAGAGTATATGACTCGTCAGATCTTTGACCTCAGCGACAAATTAGAAAATTCAGAAACTGCTCTTGGTCGGGCTGGTCTGTTTGGTTTAGacccacaagaaaagaaaactgaagatAAATTGAGCCGTGTAACAAGAGATTCGTGCAAGACCACAATGGAAGCCCTGCATGGTCTGATGGCTCAGGTGGTGAAAGATCGTCTCTTCAACCAAATACCTCAGGCTCAGCAGAAGGGCCAAGAACCTGCCTGA